Proteins co-encoded in one Gossypium arboreum isolate Shixiya-1 chromosome 11, ASM2569848v2, whole genome shotgun sequence genomic window:
- the LOC108470113 gene encoding ABC transporter G family member 8-like, with amino-acid sequence MEDQLASSSPPPPSPALKTYTLTASSVSYTKSTTSTTSLTGYFLFKPCTSTPPTYILRDVSFTANPSQILAIVGPSGAGKSTLLDILAARTSATNGILLLNSTPINPSSFRKLSAYVPQHDACLPLLTVAETFAFAARLLVPKTSDVDTTVTSLLSELSLTHLSNTKLSHGLSGGERRRVSIGLSLLHDPAVLLLDEPTSGLDSTSAFNVMQILKSIAASRHRTVVLSIHQPSFKILSTIDRILLLSKGTVVHHGTLFSLEAFLSSNGFTVPPQLNALEYAMEILNQLHANKPITPPSLPPSQQESVISPDNKEASDVRYRSSRLDEICSLYNRFWKIIYRTRQLLLTNALEALIVGLVLGTIYINIGYDKEGIEKRFGLFAFTLTFLLSSTTETLPIFLNERPILLRETSSGVYRLSSYLIANTLVFLPYLLAIAIIYSISVYFLVGLCASWQAFAYFVLVIWIIVLMANSFVLFLSSLAPNYIAGTSLVTILLGSFFLFSGYFISKDSMPKYWLFMHFFSMYKYALDALLINEYSCLVSRCFLWYNETSTCMVTGADVLQKKGLHERQRWTNIYILVGFFVFYRLLCLLVLIRRVSRSKK; translated from the coding sequence ATGGAAGATCAATTAGCCTCCTCATCCCCGCCGCCACCATCACCAGCGCTCAAAACCTATACTCTAACGGCGTCCTCCGTCTCTTATACTAAATCAACCACCTCAACCACTTCTCTCACGGGCTATTTCCTTTTCAAGCCTTGCACCTCTACGCCCCCAACTTACATCCTCCGGGATGTATCCTTCACTGCAAATCCCTCACAAATCCTAGCTATTGTTGGCCCGAGCGGAGCCGGAAAGTCCACTCTCCTTGACATCCTAGCAGCTCGAACGTCAGCAACAAATGGCATTCTTTTACTCAATTCCACTCCTATCAACCCTTCTTCATTTCGTAAGCTCTCTGCTTATGTTCCTCAACATGACGCATGCTTGCCATTGCTGACTGTGGCTGAAACTTTTGCTTTTGCTGCCCGGCTTCTCGTCCCTAAAACATCTGATGTCGACACCACCGTGACATCTCTTCTGTCAGAGCTAAGTCTAACGCACTTGTCTAACACCAAGCTATCTCATGGGCTGTCGGGTGGTGAGCGAAGGCGTGTTTCAATAGGTCTAAGTCTCCTCCATGACCCTGCTGTATTACTCCTTGATGAACCCACTTCAGGCCTTGATAGTACTTCCGCTTTCAATGTAATGCAGATCCTCAAATCAATAGCTGCTTCACGTCACCGCACTGTTGTTTTATCTATACATCAACCAAGCTTCAAGATTCTTTCCACTATTGATAGAATCCTCTTGCTATCAAAAGGGACTGTGGTGCACCATGGTACTCTATTTTCTCTTGAGGCATTCTTAAGCTCCAACGGGTTTACCGTCCCTCCTCAGCTCAACGCCCTCGAGTATGCAATGGAAATATTAAACCAGCTGCATGCTAACAAACCGATTACACCGCCATCACTCCCTCCATCACAACAAGAATCTGTTATAAGTCCCGACAATAAAGAAGCAAGTGATGTCAGGTATAGAAGCTCAAGACTTGATGAAATCTGCTCTCTATATAACAGGTTTTGGAAGATTATATACAGAACACGGCAGCTTCTTTTAACCAATGCATTAGAAGCTCTTATTGTGGGTCTTGTTTTAGGTACAATTTACATTAATATTGGTTATGACAAGGAAGGTATAGAGAAAAGATTTGGTCTCTTTGCCTTCACCCTAACCTTCCTTCTCTCCTCTACAACTGAAACCCTTCCAATCTTCCTCAATGAAAGGCCAATTCTGCTGAGGGAAACGTCAAGCGGGGTTTATAGACTCTCGTCTTACCTCATAGCCAATACCCTTGTCTTCTTGCCTTATTTGCTTGCCATTGCGATCATATATTCCATCTCTGTCTATTTCTTAGTGGGTCTATGTGCTTCATGGCAAGCTTTTGCTTACTtcgttttggtcatttggatcaTCGTTCTAATGGCAAATTCATTTGTTCTCTTCTTGAGTTCTCTTGCGCCAAATTATATAGCCGGAACTTCACTTGTAACAATACTTCTGGGTTCCTTTTTCCTCTTCTCTGGCTATTTCATCTCCAAGGATAGCATGCCCAAGTACTGGCTTTTCATGCACTTTTTCTCAATGTATAAATACGCTCTTGATGCGCTTCTTATCAATGAGTATTCTTGCCTGGTGTCAAGGTGTTTTCTTTGGTACAATGAAACCAGCACTTGCATGGTAACAGGAGCTGATGTATTACAAAAGAAAGGACTCCATGAGAGACAAAGATGGACAAACATCTACATCTTAGTTGGGTTCTTTGTGTTCTATCGTCTCCTTTGTTTGCTAGTTTTGATTAGAAGGGTTTCAAGATCaaagaaatga